In the Chloroflexota bacterium genome, one interval contains:
- a CDS encoding helix-turn-helix transcriptional regulator, which produces MDNDRELLKGSTDSLLLALLTEQAMYGYQLVKELERRSQGYFQFREGTLYPALHRLEKDGLIAGKWQPSPVGKDRRYYSITDAGHAALQARLTQWRGFSKAVSQVLVPSGI; this is translated from the coding sequence ATGGATAATGACCGCGAGCTACTCAAAGGCAGCACGGACTCGCTGTTGCTGGCGCTACTGACGGAACAGGCGATGTACGGCTATCAGTTGGTGAAGGAGCTGGAGCGCCGAAGCCAGGGCTATTTCCAGTTCCGAGAGGGGACGCTCTACCCGGCGCTGCACCGCCTTGAGAAGGACGGGCTCATCGCAGGGAAGTGGCAGCCTTCGCCCGTGGGGAAGGACCGGCGCTACTATTCGATCACCGATGCCGGACACGCCGCCCTGCAAGCCCGCCTGACCCAGTGGCGCGGGTTCTCCAAAGCCGTATCCCAGGTACTTGTTCCGAGCGGCATCTAA
- a CDS encoding leucyl aminopeptidase — protein MEITVTIQDVTKVKSDALLINLFEGVKQPGGATGAVDRALGGAISKLIESGEIKGKRGEMTTVHVFGQIPASRVMVLGLGKREEFTRDIIRRGMAEAARAIRGMGVKRFATILHGGGIAGLDAEACAQAIAEGATLGLYTFKKLGKAANDSPQVQAIEIVEGDKAKIAAIKRGIEAGKAIAESVCLARDMANMPANMMTPTDIAAQAQKVAKETGLAITIFDQKEMEKMGMGAILGVSKGSAQPPKFIVLRYTGDRANPKRVIGLVGKGVSFDTGGISLKPADGMGWMKTDMSGAATVIGAIRAIALLKPKVNVTALAPCAENMPSGTAQKPGDVLTVMNGKTVEVDNTDAEGRLLLADALSYGNQIGLAPMIDVATLTGAIKTTFGGITTGVFTNDQAVCDRVLKAAATAGEKAWQLPMHDEYKEQNKSDVADIKNSGGAGAGSITAALFLAEFAGKTPWVHLDIAGTGRTDSTKGYIIKGSTGVPVRTLVQFVLASAK, from the coding sequence GTGGAGATCACCGTAACCATCCAAGATGTCACCAAGGTCAAGAGCGATGCGCTGCTGATCAACCTTTTTGAGGGTGTGAAGCAACCCGGCGGCGCAACCGGGGCTGTTGACCGGGCATTGGGCGGGGCGATTTCAAAACTCATCGAATCGGGGGAGATAAAGGGCAAGCGCGGCGAGATGACTACGGTGCACGTTTTTGGACAGATCCCCGCCAGCCGGGTGATGGTCCTTGGCCTGGGGAAGCGCGAGGAGTTCACGAGGGACATCATCCGTCGAGGCATGGCAGAGGCCGCTCGAGCGATACGCGGCATGGGCGTCAAGCGGTTCGCCACTATCCTGCACGGCGGAGGGATCGCCGGGCTGGATGCGGAGGCGTGCGCCCAGGCTATCGCGGAAGGGGCGACTCTGGGCCTCTACACATTCAAGAAGCTCGGGAAGGCGGCGAACGATAGCCCACAGGTACAGGCCATCGAGATCGTGGAGGGCGATAAGGCGAAAATCGCCGCCATCAAGAGGGGGATCGAGGCCGGGAAGGCGATTGCGGAGAGTGTCTGCCTTGCGCGCGATATGGCAAACATGCCCGCCAACATGATGACGCCCACGGACATCGCGGCCCAGGCGCAGAAGGTGGCGAAGGAGACGGGGCTGGCCATCACCATCTTCGATCAAAAAGAGATGGAGAAGATGGGCATGGGCGCGATCCTGGGCGTTTCCAAAGGAAGCGCGCAGCCGCCCAAATTCATCGTCCTCCGGTACACAGGAGACAGGGCGAACCCGAAAAGAGTCATCGGGCTTGTAGGCAAGGGCGTCAGCTTTGATACGGGAGGCATCTCGCTCAAGCCCGCCGATGGCATGGGGTGGATGAAGACCGATATGTCGGGCGCGGCGACGGTGATCGGGGCGATACGGGCCATCGCGCTGCTGAAGCCGAAGGTGAATGTGACGGCGCTCGCCCCCTGCGCGGAGAACATGCCATCGGGCACGGCGCAGAAGCCGGGCGATGTGCTGACGGTGATGAACGGGAAGACGGTGGAGGTGGACAACACAGATGCCGAAGGACGGCTTTTGCTGGCCGATGCGCTGAGCTACGGCAACCAGATCGGCCTGGCACCGATGATTGACGTGGCGACGCTGACGGGGGCGATCAAGACGACGTTCGGCGGCATCACCACAGGCGTCTTCACGAACGACCAAGCGGTGTGCGATAGGGTGCTGAAGGCCGCCGCGACGGCAGGCGAAAAGGCCTGGCAGTTGCCGATGCACGATGAGTACAAAGAGCAGAACAAGAGCGACGTGGCCGATATTAAGAACAGCGGCGGCGCGGGCGCGGGCTCCATCACGGCGGCGCTCTTCCTGGCGGAGTTCGCGGGGAAGACGCCGTGGGTGCACCTGGACATCGCGGGGACGGGACGGACGGATTCGACGAAGGGCTACATCATCAAGGGCTCCACAGGGGTGCCTGTGCGGACGTTGGTCCAGTTCGTTCTGGCTTCGGCGAAGTAG
- a CDS encoding ATP-binding protein, with the protein MLDATLSADVDRIERALTHSPAIARPFLLMLSGLPGTGKSTQAKKLAERLSATIIESDDIRRKLFAAPAFTDVESSYVFQVCYLVMERLLKKGVPIVFDATNRLERHRQQVYDIAEACKADLHIVHVDAPQAIVRERLERRLKKPGIKSQAVADWKVYVRMRRDVERIGRPHMSINTAKETDAAIEKVVAAVKQKMSAEERK; encoded by the coding sequence ATGTTAGACGCAACCCTCAGCGCCGATGTTGACCGCATCGAACGCGCGCTTACCCACAGTCCCGCCATCGCGCGCCCGTTCCTGTTGATGTTGAGCGGGCTACCCGGCACAGGCAAATCCACCCAGGCAAAGAAGCTCGCCGAGCGGCTTTCGGCAACCATCATCGAATCGGACGATATCCGCCGTAAACTCTTCGCCGCGCCAGCCTTCACGGACGTTGAGAGCAGCTACGTCTTCCAGGTCTGCTACCTGGTGATGGAGCGCTTGCTGAAGAAGGGTGTCCCTATCGTCTTTGACGCGACGAACCGGCTGGAGCGGCACCGCCAGCAAGTCTATGACATCGCAGAGGCGTGCAAGGCTGACCTGCACATCGTGCATGTGGACGCGCCGCAGGCCATCGTGCGGGAGCGGCTGGAGCGGCGGCTCAAGAAGCCGGGCATCAAGTCCCAGGCGGTGGCTGACTGGAAGGTCTATGTGCGCATGCGACGCGATGTAGAGCGCATCGGCAGGCCGCACATGAGCATCAACACCGCGAAGGAGACGGATGCGGCCATCGAGAAAGTCGTCGCCGCCGTCAAACAAAAGATGAGCGCTGAAGAGAGGAAATAG
- a CDS encoding MIP family channel protein gives MLASWLNRKDLNRYFTEFVGTFILVFVGTGAIVIDVVTGGTVGNLGIGLTFGLIVMAVIIATGHISGAHINPAVTLAFALTRHFPKRDILPYWIAQLAGACAAGAIVLGLFGDVRQLGATLPRDTASQAFIIEFFLTTILMFVIMAVATDARIIKSNAAIAIGAVVALEATYAGPITGASMNPARSFGPSLVSGYFADQWVYWLGPILGALFGAFLYKFIHRMDGAEDHANA, from the coding sequence ATGCTCGCCTCCTGGCTTAACCGGAAAGATCTCAATCGCTACTTCACCGAATTCGTCGGCACCTTCATCCTCGTCTTCGTCGGCACCGGCGCCATCGTCATAGACGTGGTGACCGGCGGCACCGTCGGCAACCTGGGCATCGGCCTTACCTTCGGCCTTATCGTCATGGCCGTCATCATCGCCACAGGCCATATCTCGGGGGCGCACATCAACCCTGCCGTCACCCTCGCCTTCGCCCTCACGCGGCACTTCCCCAAGCGCGATATCCTTCCCTACTGGATCGCCCAGCTCGCCGGGGCTTGCGCCGCCGGCGCCATCGTCCTCGGCCTCTTCGGCGATGTGCGGCAGCTCGGCGCAACCCTCCCCCGTGACACCGCGTCGCAAGCCTTCATCATCGAGTTCTTCCTGACAACCATCCTCATGTTCGTCATCATGGCTGTCGCCACTGATGCGCGCATCATCAAGAGCAACGCCGCCATCGCCATTGGGGCCGTCGTCGCCCTGGAGGCCACCTACGCCGGTCCCATCACCGGCGCCTCCATGAACCCGGCGCGCTCCTTCGGCCCGTCCCTCGTCAGCGGCTACTTCGCAGACCAGTGGGTCTACTGGCTCGGCCCCATCCTTGGCGCCCTCTTCGGGGCCTTCCTCTACAAGTTCATCCACCGTATGGATGGGGCTGAAGACCACGCGAACGCGTGA
- a CDS encoding acyl dehydratase: MTTQTPNPDVDAKITPEDVAKMRMLVNQPEQNNDPTWNPVAMANDFRRYLNNCGDNNPLYANPDYAKNTRWGNVIAPPMFIITMGYDRSGTLDPELKAKTRGALRGIGMYQSGFEFEFFRPIYPGDELFKRSYVSDVIEKQSEFANKSLLIKHATSYWNTRGEDVGVYRYLMIHAERGTAAKKGKYVEISQAKYTEEDIKKIDEAYEAEYVRGATPRYWEDVVVGEELPTMVRGPLTLVDIIGFHIAIGWGGFGINPGKMNYFNKKRMPRFYVPGKYGYPEAVQRMHWEEDWAKKVGTPMSYDYGMMRCQWAMNYATNWAGDDAWLWKIECEMRKFNYHGDTQWYKGKVAEKFKEGDHYCVKLDFWAESQRGETTTPARATIILPSREGGPARLPVPPKDYAAEKALQAKAS; the protein is encoded by the coding sequence GTGACCACACAAACTCCTAACCCGGACGTTGATGCCAAGATCACGCCCGAAGACGTCGCCAAGATGCGCATGCTCGTCAACCAGCCGGAGCAGAACAACGACCCTACCTGGAACCCCGTGGCCATGGCCAACGACTTCCGCCGCTACCTCAACAACTGCGGCGATAATAACCCCCTCTACGCCAATCCTGATTACGCCAAGAACACCCGCTGGGGTAACGTTATCGCCCCGCCCATGTTCATCATCACCATGGGCTATGACCGCTCCGGCACCCTCGATCCGGAGCTGAAGGCGAAAACCAGGGGCGCCCTACGCGGCATCGGCATGTACCAATCCGGCTTCGAGTTCGAGTTCTTCCGCCCCATCTACCCGGGCGATGAGCTCTTCAAGCGCTCCTATGTCTCGGACGTCATCGAAAAGCAGAGCGAGTTCGCCAACAAGTCACTCCTCATCAAACACGCCACCTCCTACTGGAACACCCGCGGCGAAGATGTGGGCGTCTACCGCTACCTCATGATCCACGCCGAGCGCGGCACCGCCGCCAAAAAGGGCAAGTACGTCGAAATTAGCCAGGCCAAATACACCGAGGAAGATATCAAGAAGATAGACGAGGCTTATGAGGCCGAGTACGTCCGCGGTGCGACCCCTCGCTACTGGGAGGACGTCGTTGTCGGCGAGGAGCTTCCCACGATGGTGCGCGGGCCGCTTACTCTGGTGGATATCATCGGCTTCCATATCGCCATCGGCTGGGGCGGCTTCGGCATCAACCCGGGCAAGATGAACTACTTCAATAAGAAGCGCATGCCCCGCTTTTACGTCCCCGGCAAGTACGGCTACCCGGAAGCCGTCCAGCGCATGCACTGGGAAGAAGATTGGGCAAAAAAGGTCGGCACCCCCATGTCCTACGATTACGGCATGATGCGCTGCCAGTGGGCCATGAACTACGCCACCAATTGGGCCGGCGACGATGCTTGGCTCTGGAAGATCGAATGCGAGATGCGCAAGTTCAACTACCACGGCGATACTCAGTGGTATAAGGGCAAGGTCGCCGAGAAGTTCAAGGAAGGCGACCACTACTGCGTCAAGCTCGATTTCTGGGCCGAAAGCCAGCGCGGCGAAACGACCACCCCAGCCCGCGCCACCATCATCCTCCCCTCAAGGGAAGGCGGCCCCGCGCGCCTGCCCGTCCCGCCCAAGGACTACGCGGCGGAGAAGGCCCTGCAGGCAAAAGCCTCCTAG
- a CDS encoding AAC(3) family N-acetyltransferase: MHSREALTRDFLALGVQPGDVVMLHASVRAIGEITGGPDQIHLALKDALTPEGTLMMYASCPRYYDEVGRGRLSAALERDLLETLPAFEAQSARSAPENGAMVELFRTYPGSTVNDHVVRFVFWGRHSTHLRLPQPWDFAFGKGSALERFLELDGKILLLGCDHDNSTFLHYVEHILDVPGKRIARYRVPVKDGGRRVWREMAEYDTADAGAHPNWPPRFFAKLADSYMAQKGNYGGSIGEAQAYLFPARELMEFALPIMKAVAADPHAADGLRERPKEVSRAID, from the coding sequence ATGCACTCCAGGGAAGCACTGACTAGAGATTTCCTCGCGCTCGGTGTTCAGCCCGGCGATGTTGTGATGCTTCATGCCTCCGTGCGGGCCATCGGGGAGATCACCGGAGGGCCCGATCAGATCCACCTGGCGCTCAAGGACGCCCTCACGCCGGAGGGCACGCTGATGATGTACGCCAGCTGCCCCCGCTACTACGACGAGGTGGGCCGCGGGAGATTGAGCGCAGCGCTGGAGCGGGATCTTCTGGAGACCCTCCCGGCCTTTGAGGCGCAATCTGCGCGTTCCGCTCCGGAGAACGGCGCGATGGTGGAGCTCTTCCGCACTTATCCCGGCTCCACCGTGAACGACCACGTTGTGCGCTTCGTCTTTTGGGGCAGGCACTCCACCCATCTCCGTTTGCCGCAGCCGTGGGACTTCGCCTTCGGCAAGGGATCGGCGCTTGAGCGATTCCTGGAGCTCGACGGCAAGATCCTCCTGCTGGGCTGTGACCACGATAATTCCACATTCCTCCACTATGTGGAGCATATCCTGGACGTGCCTGGGAAGCGCATCGCCCGCTATCGTGTGCCGGTCAAGGATGGCGGCAGGCGGGTCTGGCGCGAGATGGCGGAGTACGATACGGCAGATGCGGGGGCCCACCCCAACTGGCCGCCGCGCTTCTTCGCCAAGCTGGCGGATTCCTATATGGCGCAGAAGGGGAACTACGGCGGATCCATCGGCGAGGCGCAGGCCTACCTCTTCCCAGCGCGGGAGCTGATGGAGTTCGCGCTGCCTATCATGAAGGCGGTAGCGGCCGACCCACACGCCGCCGACGGCCTGCGCGAACGTCCGAAAGAAGTGAGCCGCGCCATAGACTAA
- a CDS encoding thiolase family protein, giving the protein MAAHPYHDSCAIAGLGVTTQGSLPHLSVRQIANWAISLAIEDAGIQRADIDGFLYYPENYPAIADCHYLGLTPKVHLGMETGGATANVMVMTACSLITSGLARTVLCFDGGRTKSDRHRTGSTRYGIGQMWGLYSAVASVALNARRHMHLYGTTAEQMGAVALTQRAYANLRPDAVDHNKPLTMAEYLAAPMIADPLRRYDCTRDADGAIALIVTSAERAKQLRRKPVYIMGAGVGHNIRHWHDKKLYDELDIGVARDAALKTAGITVKDIDTAQFYDGFSILVIMQLESYGFCKPGEGGPFVAEGRTRLTGAIPTNTGGGQLSGYYRQGFTPLAEAVRQVRSDASKTQVKDAEIALVSGHGGNAGVQNTWAHSTLILRR; this is encoded by the coding sequence GTGGCCGCACACCCCTATCACGATAGCTGCGCCATCGCCGGCCTTGGCGTCACCACCCAGGGCAGTCTTCCTCACCTCTCCGTACGGCAGATCGCAAACTGGGCCATCAGCCTTGCCATAGAAGATGCGGGCATCCAACGCGCCGATATTGATGGCTTCCTCTACTACCCGGAGAACTACCCCGCCATCGCCGATTGCCACTACCTGGGCCTGACGCCCAAGGTCCATTTGGGCATGGAGACGGGCGGCGCGACGGCGAACGTCATGGTGATGACCGCCTGTAGCCTCATCACCTCGGGCCTCGCCCGCACGGTCCTCTGCTTTGATGGCGGGCGCACCAAGAGCGATAGGCACCGCACCGGCTCTACGCGCTACGGCATCGGCCAAATGTGGGGACTCTACAGCGCCGTCGCTAGCGTGGCCCTCAACGCCAGGCGCCATATGCACCTCTACGGCACCACCGCCGAGCAGATGGGCGCAGTCGCCCTCACCCAGCGCGCCTACGCCAACCTGCGCCCGGACGCCGTTGACCACAACAAACCCCTCACCATGGCCGAATACCTCGCCGCTCCCATGATTGCCGACCCCCTCCGCCGCTACGATTGCACCCGCGATGCCGATGGCGCCATCGCCCTCATCGTCACCTCAGCCGAGCGCGCCAAACAGCTCAGGCGCAAGCCTGTCTACATCATGGGCGCGGGGGTCGGCCACAACATCCGCCACTGGCATGATAAAAAGCTCTATGATGAACTCGATATCGGCGTCGCCCGGGATGCCGCGCTCAAAACGGCCGGCATCACCGTCAAGGATATTGATACCGCCCAGTTCTATGACGGCTTCAGCATCCTGGTCATCATGCAGCTGGAAAGCTACGGCTTCTGTAAACCCGGTGAAGGCGGCCCCTTTGTGGCCGAGGGCCGGACAAGGCTCACCGGCGCCATCCCCACGAACACCGGCGGCGGCCAGCTTTCCGGCTACTACCGCCAGGGCTTCACGCCGCTGGCGGAGGCGGTGCGCCAAGTCCGGAGCGATGCTAGCAAGACCCAAGTGAAAGACGCTGAGATCGCCCTGGTCTCCGGCCACGGCGGCAACGCCGGGGTGCAGAACACCTGGGCGCACTCGACGTTGATCCTGCGGAGGTAG
- a CDS encoding SDR family oxidoreductase, with the protein MAEWLKGKVAAITGGGGGLGRAIALAMSEQGASIVVNDLGGSVDGSGSSQTAAQKVVDEIKAKGGHAVPNYESVTSVQGAEAIVKTALENFGKLDIMVTCAGILRDRMLFNMSEQEFDSVIAVHVKGTFACVKAASMVMRQQRSGRIITFTSSTGLFGNIGQTNYAAAKSAITGITKCAAYDLGRYGVTVNAMAPLAATRMTMTEDVKKSLALQAEKGIRSGFETSIDRMMPEDVAPAVCYLASDLAANVNGQVIYSAGNEIAVVSPPRAVKTIWKPGRWTAEELVEVVPQTLAQGIVNPAPAQEAK; encoded by the coding sequence GTGGCTGAATGGCTGAAAGGTAAAGTCGCCGCGATCACCGGCGGCGGCGGCGGACTCGGACGTGCCATCGCCCTCGCGATGTCAGAGCAAGGCGCAAGCATCGTCGTCAACGATCTCGGCGGTTCCGTAGACGGCTCCGGCTCATCCCAGACTGCCGCGCAGAAAGTCGTGGATGAGATCAAGGCCAAGGGCGGCCACGCCGTCCCAAATTATGAAAGCGTCACCTCCGTCCAGGGTGCCGAGGCCATCGTGAAGACCGCCCTAGAGAACTTCGGCAAGCTCGATATCATGGTCACCTGCGCCGGCATCCTCCGCGACCGCATGCTCTTCAACATGAGCGAGCAGGAGTTCGACTCCGTCATCGCCGTCCACGTCAAAGGCACCTTCGCCTGCGTCAAGGCCGCATCCATGGTGATGCGCCAGCAGCGCAGCGGCCGCATCATCACCTTCACCTCCAGCACCGGCCTCTTCGGCAACATCGGCCAGACCAACTATGCCGCCGCCAAATCCGCCATCACCGGCATCACCAAGTGCGCCGCCTACGACCTTGGCCGCTACGGCGTCACCGTCAACGCCATGGCCCCTCTGGCCGCCACTCGCATGACCATGACGGAGGATGTGAAGAAGTCCCTGGCTCTCCAGGCCGAAAAGGGCATACGCTCCGGCTTCGAAACGAGCATAGACAGGATGATGCCGGAAGATGTGGCCCCCGCCGTCTGTTACCTCGCCAGCGACCTTGCGGCCAACGTCAACGGCCAGGTCATCTACTCCGCAGGCAATGAGATAGCCGTCGTCTCGCCGCCCCGCGCGGTCAAGACCATCTGGAAGCCCGGCCGGTGGACGGCTGAGGAGCTTGTGGAAGTCGTTCCCCAGACCCTCGCCCAGGGCATCGTCAACCCCGCGCCTGCCCAGGAGGCCAAGTAA
- a CDS encoding transcriptional regulator, with the protein MARIPESDWKFLTNHALVLSWITQHPQTTARETAIAIGITERTALKIIGELDASGYITRRRRGRRNVYRVNPNLPMREETQKNVMVGDLLGVIAPKRAKRNVA; encoded by the coding sequence ATGGCACGCATCCCCGAATCCGACTGGAAGTTCCTGACCAACCACGCGCTGGTGCTGAGCTGGATCACGCAGCACCCGCAGACGACGGCCCGCGAGACGGCGATCGCGATCGGCATCACGGAGCGGACGGCGCTGAAGATTATCGGCGAGCTGGACGCCTCCGGTTACATCACGCGCCGCCGCCGTGGCCGCCGAAACGTCTACCGCGTGAACCCGAATCTGCCGATGCGCGAGGAGACGCAGAAGAATGTGATGGTTGGCGATCTGCTCGGCGTCATCGCGCCCAAGCGGGCGAAGCGCAACGTCGCGTAA
- a CDS encoding amidohydrolase → MASKAISADSHIIEPPDLWVTRLDARFQERAPRVVRSPETDRWVCAEAVLPAITDLVGVNRDFLSSQTAGRYGVDILPGGYDPDERLKDLEKDGISGEVLYPTVGLRLFMVADIELQKALFAAYNDWLAGFCQRHPDRYKGIGMISVDDIEGAVRELYRCKKLGLVGGMIGMEQSEYQLPKYDPIWAAAQELGMPINMHTGTGRGPRNRTRIDFIVYAVHIQRVLAAMVYSGVFDRFPKLKVVSVESEAGWAAAFLERLDYFYHLHGYKRKKRDILCDRVPSEILRGNVGYTFIMDRAAVVAREIIGPDSLMWSSDFPHGGSTWPNSHNIIAEHMARTPRADELKLVWGNAARLYGFK, encoded by the coding sequence ATGGCCTCCAAGGCGATCTCTGCCGACTCGCATATCATCGAGCCGCCGGACCTGTGGGTCACTCGCCTTGACGCGAGATTCCAGGAGCGCGCCCCTCGCGTGGTCCGCTCGCCTGAGACTGACCGGTGGGTCTGTGCTGAGGCCGTTCTCCCCGCTATCACTGACCTCGTCGGCGTCAACCGCGACTTCCTCTCCTCCCAGACTGCCGGCCGTTACGGTGTGGATATCCTCCCCGGCGGCTACGACCCCGATGAGCGCCTGAAGGACCTGGAGAAGGATGGCATCTCCGGCGAAGTCCTCTACCCAACGGTGGGACTCCGCCTCTTCATGGTCGCCGATATCGAACTGCAGAAGGCCCTCTTTGCTGCCTATAACGATTGGCTCGCTGGTTTCTGCCAGCGCCACCCTGACCGCTACAAAGGCATCGGGATGATCTCCGTGGATGATATCGAAGGAGCGGTGCGAGAGCTCTACCGTTGCAAGAAGCTCGGGCTCGTCGGCGGGATGATCGGCATGGAGCAGAGCGAATACCAGTTGCCCAAATACGACCCCATCTGGGCCGCCGCTCAAGAGCTCGGGATGCCCATCAACATGCACACCGGCACGGGCCGCGGGCCGCGGAACCGCACCCGCATAGATTTCATCGTCTACGCCGTCCACATCCAGCGCGTCCTCGCGGCGATGGTCTATTCCGGGGTCTTTGACCGCTTCCCCAAGTTAAAAGTGGTTAGCGTCGAAAGTGAAGCGGGGTGGGCCGCCGCATTCCTTGAGCGCCTCGATTACTTCTACCACCTGCACGGCTACAAACGAAAAAAACGCGACATCCTCTGCGACCGCGTGCCCAGCGAGATCCTCCGCGGCAACGTCGGCTACACCTTCATCATGGATCGCGCCGCCGTCGTCGCCCGCGAGATTATCGGCCCGGACTCCCTCATGTGGTCCAGCGATTTTCCACACGGCGGTAGCACCTGGCCCAACTCCCACAACATCATCGCTGAGCACATGGCCCGCACCCCAAGGGCCGATGAGCTCAAGCTCGTCTGGGGCAATGCCGCCCGGCTCTACGGCTTCAAGTAG
- a CDS encoding SDR family oxidoreductase encodes MPNLLKDKVAIVTGGAGGLGRAVCIALAEQGAKVVVNDIGAALDGAGAAHGPADKVVEEIKAKGGHAVASYDSVTTMQGGEAIVKTAVEKFGRLDILVHTAGIIRDRMVFNMTEQEFDAVIQVHLKGFFTVSRFASMVFRQQRNGRIIGFTSTSGLFGNVGQVNYGAAKDGIAGFIRGAALDLGKYGVTVNGIAPVAETRMTAIPESAMQARERAGISTTQAAREIPWPKRLPEDVAPAVVFLCTDAAKNINGQFLWVQAGMISLLSNPTMYRNMKKGGRWTFEEIALLFPQTIGKDLVNPAPPQPAQPK; translated from the coding sequence ATGCCAAACCTGCTGAAAGATAAAGTCGCCATCGTCACGGGCGGCGCAGGCGGCCTCGGCCGCGCCGTTTGTATCGCCCTCGCCGAACAGGGCGCCAAGGTCGTCGTCAACGATATCGGCGCCGCCCTCGATGGCGCCGGCGCGGCCCACGGCCCTGCCGATAAGGTCGTCGAGGAGATCAAGGCCAAGGGCGGCCACGCCGTCGCCAGCTATGACTCCGTCACCACCATGCAGGGCGGGGAAGCCATCGTCAAGACGGCCGTCGAAAAGTTCGGCCGCCTCGATATCCTCGTCCACACCGCAGGCATCATCCGCGACCGCATGGTCTTTAACATGACGGAGCAGGAGTTCGATGCCGTCATCCAGGTCCACCTCAAGGGCTTCTTCACCGTCAGCCGCTTCGCCTCCATGGTCTTCCGCCAGCAGCGCAACGGCCGCATCATCGGCTTCACCTCCACCTCCGGCCTCTTCGGCAACGTCGGCCAGGTCAACTACGGCGCCGCCAAGGACGGCATCGCCGGGTTCATCCGCGGCGCCGCCCTCGATCTTGGCAAGTACGGCGTCACCGTCAACGGTATCGCCCCCGTCGCTGAAACGCGCATGACCGCTATCCCCGAATCCGCCATGCAGGCCCGCGAGCGGGCCGGCATCTCCACCACCCAGGCCGCCAGGGAAATCCCCTGGCCCAAGCGCCTCCCGGAAGATGTCGCCCCTGCCGTCGTCTTCCTCTGCACGGACGCCGCCAAGAATATCAACGGCCAGTTCCTCTGGGTCCAGGCCGGCATGATCTCCCTCCTCAGCAATCCAACCATGTACCGCAACATGAAAAAGGGCGGTCGCTGGACCTTTGAAGAGATCGCCCTCCTCTTCCCCCAGACCATCGGCAAAGACCTGGTGAACCCCGCGCCACCCCAGCCCGCCCAGCCGAAATAA